In Lemur catta isolate mLemCat1 chromosome 18, mLemCat1.pri, whole genome shotgun sequence, a genomic segment contains:
- the DAG1 gene encoding dystroglycan 1, translating into MSVVLSLLLPLWGRTFLLLLSMAMAQSHWPSEPSEAIRDWENQLEASMHSVLSDLHEAVPTVVGIPDGTAVVGRSFRVTIPTDLISSSGEVIKVSAAGKEALPSWLHWDPQSHTLEGLPLDTDKGVHYISVSAAQLGANGSHVPQTSSVFSIEVYPEDHSEPQSVRAASPDPGELVSSACAADEPVTVLTVILDADLTKMTPKQRIDLLHRMRSFSEVELHNMKLVPVVNNRLFDMSAFMAGPGNAKKVVENGALLSWKLGCSLNQNSVPDIRGVEAPAKEGAMSAQLGYPVVGWHIANKKPPLPKRIRRQIHATPTPVTAIGPPTTAIQEPPSRIVPTPTSPAIAPPTETMAPPVRDPVPGKPTVTIRTRGAIIQTPTLGPIQPTRVAEAGTTIPGQIRPTVTIPGYVEPTAVATPPTTTTKKPRVSTPKPATPSTDSSTTTTRRPTKKPRTPRPVPRVTTKAPITRLETASPPTRIRTTTSGVPRGGEPNQRPELKNHIDRVDAWVGTYFEVKIPSDTFYDNEDTTTDKLKLTLKLREQQLVGEKSWVQFNSNSQLMYGLPDSSHVGKHEYFMHATDKGGLSAVDAFEIHVHRRPQGDKAPAKFKAKFMGDPAPVVNDIHKKIALVKKLAFAFGDRNCSTITLQNITRGSIVVEWTNNTLPLEPCPKEQIMGLSRRIAEDDGKPRPTFSNALEPDFKAMSIAVTGSGSCRHLQFIPVAPPRRVPSEAPPTEVPDRDPEKSSEDDVYLHTVIPAVVVAAILLIAGIIAMICYRKKRKGKLTLEDQATFIKKGVPIIFADELDDSKPPPSSSMPLILQEEKAPLPPPEYPNQSVPETTPLNQDTVGEYTPLRDEDPNAPPYQPPPPFTAPMEGKGSRPKNMTPYRSPPPYVPP; encoded by the exons ATGTCTGTGGTCCTCTCGCTGCTGCTCCCCCTTTGGGGGAGGACCTTTCTCCTTCTGCTCTCCATGGCCATGGCTCAGTCCCACTGGCCCAGTGAACCCTCGGAGGCCATCAGGGACTGGGAGAACCAGCTCGAGGCGTCCATGCACTCAGTCCTCTCAGACCTCCATGAGGCTGTTCCCACAGTGGTTGGCATTCCTGATGGCACGGCTGTTGTTGGGCGCTCATTTCGAGTGACTATTCCAACAGATTTAATTTCCTCCAGTGGAGAAGTCATCAAG GTATCAGCGGCAGGAAAGGAGGCTTTGCCATCTTGGCTGCACTGGGATCCACAGAGCCACACCCTGGAGGGCCTCCCCCTCGACACTGATAAGGGTGTGCATTACATCTCAGTGAGTGCTGCACAGCTAGGGGCCAATGGGAGCCATGTCCCCCAGACCTCCAGTGTGTTCTCCATCGAGGTTTACCCTGAAGACCACAGTGAGCCACAGTCTGTGCGGGCAGCCTCACCAGACCCTGGTGAGCTGGTGTCATCTGCCTGTGCTGCTGATGAGCCTGTGACTGTCTTGACAGTGATTCTGGATGCCGACCTCACCAAGATGACCCCAAAGCAAAGGATCGACCTCCTGCACAGGATGCGGAGCTTCTCAGAAGTGGAACTTCACAACATGAAGTTGGTGCCTGTGGTGAATAATAGACTGTTTGACATGTCAGCCTTCATGGCTGGCCCAGGAAATGCAAAAAAGGTGGTAGAGAATGGGGCCTTGCTCTCCTGGAAGCTGGGCTGCTCCCTGAACCAGAACAGTGTGCCTGATATTCGTGGTGTGGAGGCCCCTGCCAAGGAGGGTGCTATGTCTGCCCAGCTTGGCTACCCTGTGGTGGGTTGGCACATTGCCAATAAGAAACCTCCTCTCCCTAAACGCATCCGGAGGCAGATCCATGCCACACCCACACCTGTGACTGCCATTGGACCCCCAACCACGGCCATCCAGGAGCCACCATCCAGGATTGTGCCCACCCCAACATCTCCAGCCATTGCTCCTCCAACAGAGACTATGGCTCCTCCAGTCAGGGATCCCGTTCCTGGGAAGCCCACGGTCACCATTCGGACTCGAGGCGCCATTATTCAGACCCCAACCCTAGGCCCCATCCAGCCCACACGTGTGGCAGAAGCTGGCACCACAATTCCTGGCCAGATTCGCCCAACGGTGACCATTCCTGGCTATGTGGAGCCCACTGCAGTTGCTACCCCTCCCACAACTACCACCAAGAAGCCACGAGTATCCACGCCAAAACCAGCAACGCCTTCAACTGACTCCTCAACCACCACGACTCGCAGGCCAACCAAGAAACCTCGGACACCCCGACCAGTGCCCCGGGTCACCACCAAAGCTCCCATCACCAGACTGGAAACTGCCTCACCGCCTACACGCATCCGTACCACCACCAGTGGAGTGCCCCGAGGTGGAGAACCCAACCAGCGCCCAGAGCTCAAGAACCACATTGACAGGGTGGATGCCTGGGTTGGCACGTACTTTGAGGTGAAGATCCCATCAGACACTTTCTATGACAATGAGGACACCACCACTGACAAGCTAAAGCTGACCCTGAAGCTGCGGGAGCAGCAGTTGGTAGGCGAGAAGTCCTGGGTACAGTTCAACAGCAACAGCCAGCTCATGTATGGCCTGCCTGACAGCAGCCACGTGGGCAAACATGAGTATTTCATGCATGCCACAGACAAGGGGGGCCTATCAGCTGTGGATGCCTTCGAGATCCATGTCCACAGGCGCCCTCAAGGGGATAAGGCTCCTGCGAAGTTCAAGGCCAAATTTATGGGTGACCCAGCGCCAGTGGTCAATGACATCCACAAGAAGATTGCTTTGGTGAAGAAGCTGGCCTTTGCCTTTGGAGACCGAAATTGCAGCACCATCACCCTGCAGAATATCACCCGGGGCTCCATCGTGGTGGAATGGACCAATAACACATTGCCCCTGGAGCCCTGCCCCAAGGAGCAGATCATGGGGTTGAGCCGGCGGATTGCTGAAGATGATGGGAAACCTCGGCCCACCTTCTCCAATGCCCTGGAGCCTGACTTTAAGGCCATGAGCATTGCTGTGACGGGTTCTGGCAGTTGTCGGCACCTACAGTTTATCCCTGTGGCACCGCCCAGGAGGGTGCCCTCAGAGGCGCCACCCACAGAGGTGCCAGACAGGGACCCTGAGAAGAGCAGTGAGGATGATGTCTACCTACACACAGTCATTCCAGCTGTGGTGGTCGCAGCCATCCTGCTTATTGCCGGCATCATTGCCATGATCTGCTATCGCAAGAAGCGGAAGGGAAAGCTTACCCTTGAGGACCAGGCCACCTTCATCAAGAAGGGGGTGCCTATCATCTTTGCGGATGAACTGGATGACTCCAagcccccaccctcctccagcaTGCCACTCATTCTGCAGGAGGAGAAGGCTCCTTTGCCCCCTCCTGAGTATCCCAACCAGAGTGTGCCCGAGACCACCCCTCTGAACCAGGACACCGTGGGAGAGTACACGCCCCTGCGGGATGAGGATCCCAATGCACCTCCCTACCAGCCCCCACCACCCTTCACAGCCCCCATGGAGGGCAAGGGCTCCCGTCCCAAGAACATGACCCCATACCGGTCACCCCCTCCCTATGTCCCTCCTTAA